Proteins from one Parasteatoda tepidariorum isolate YZ-2023 chromosome 4, CAS_Ptep_4.0, whole genome shotgun sequence genomic window:
- the LOC107446513 gene encoding uncharacterized protein: MFKAIKKLFGRGGKKGKKEERQVLILNEEVKDADVWSVDEEEMEQRPDCKEDRVQARFSEEYDGVGNVYLVVKPPEVWYPGHHTDDYGWCEESGYNTKKFQLIWEWIQTKDDGWYPYEEDEEFDFFNEDQKKKDPKPRLSCGENRGVQIKERTGQWLEKASKEKFPEIHYDMIGFERNWKDFDDYEWTVPDDEVRIGLRLTKEEENEEDFCEWNSANY; the protein is encoded by the exons atGTTCAAGGCGATAAAGAAGct CTTCGGACGCGGAGGAAAGAAAGGGAAGAAGGAAGAGAGACAGGTGCTGATTTTGAATGAAGAAGTGAAAGATGCTGATGTTTGGAGTGTTGATGAAGAAGAGATGGAACAGCGGCCTGACTGTAAGGAAGATCGCGTGCAGGCCCGATTCAGCGAAGAATACGATGGAGTGGGCAATGTCTATCTCGTAGTCAAGCCTCCGGAAGTTTGGTATCCAGGCCATCATACCGATGACTATGGATGGTGTGAAGAATCTGGTTACAACACCAAGAAGTTCCAGCTCATATGGGAGTGGATCCAGACCAAAGACGACGGATGGTATCCTTACGAAGAAGATGAAGAATTCGATTTTTTCAATGAagatcagaaaaaaaaggacCCAAAGCCACGTTTGTCATGTGGTGAAAATAGAGGTGTGCAAATCAAGGAAAGAACTGGGCAGTGGTTGGAGAAAGCATCAAAAGAGAAATTTCCCGAAATCCACTATGACATGATTGGTTTTGAGAGGAACTGGAAAGATTTTGATGACTACGAGTGGACAGTGCCAGACGATGAAGTCAGGATTGGCTTAAGATTAACGAAGGAGGAGGAAAACGAAGAAGATTTTTGCGAATGGAACTCCGCAAACTACTAA